From one Bacteroidales bacterium genomic stretch:
- a CDS encoding fibronectin type III domain-containing protein, whose amino-acid sequence MKSKVLTIILCVVSGINFVALYAQNPKSQHDRKFFTACPGSPTVADIDGNIYNTALIGEQCWIKENLKTTKYSNGTSIDYPGTNNGAWSSNTDGAYAWYSNSISWKDSYGAYYNWYAVNNANGLCPSGWHVPDDEEWKILEGTVDSYYGVGDPIWDQTAWRGYDAGKNLKSTIGWSINTGSDFYDFTAIPAGYRHTDGSYIALNTYAFFWSSSENYPSVAWSRHLAYNNDGVRRLFNPETFGFSVRCVKNPESGSCLPPSNLILEDVSCNSSTIAWTPNANEDSWDLKYGPTGFDPQSEGTAVEGITENPVLIEGLAPGESYDVYVRAVCSDDEKSDWSLPLNLETHSLQMISLPAGWSGLSSFLVPNTGALEVLFENFIEQIIIVQNETGIFWPNGNVNTLGEWNSMEGYQIKVSSAINFNLAGYPVSNNTIQLQTGWNLIPVLSDSPVNPEILFDGTNVILVRDAVGITLFWPALDINTIGFLTPGKSYFVMMGSPDEITFP is encoded by the coding sequence ATGAAATCCAAAGTTTTAACTATTATTTTGTGTGTTGTCTCCGGAATAAATTTCGTAGCTCTTTACGCTCAAAATCCAAAAAGCCAACATGATCGTAAGTTTTTCACAGCCTGCCCTGGCAGTCCTACGGTAGCTGATATTGATGGAAATATTTACAATACTGCGCTCATCGGTGAACAATGCTGGATAAAGGAAAACCTTAAAACTACAAAATACAGCAACGGAACAAGCATTGATTACCCCGGAACAAATAATGGAGCATGGAGCAGCAACACTGACGGGGCGTATGCCTGGTACAGTAACAGCATTTCATGGAAAGATAGCTATGGCGCTTATTATAACTGGTATGCAGTCAACAATGCTAATGGGCTTTGCCCCTCTGGATGGCATGTTCCTGATGATGAAGAATGGAAAATTCTGGAAGGAACTGTCGACAGTTATTATGGCGTTGGAGACCCGATCTGGGATCAAACCGCATGGCGGGGTTACGATGCCGGTAAAAATTTGAAATCGACAATCGGCTGGAGTATAAATACTGGCAGTGATTTCTACGATTTTACTGCAATCCCTGCTGGATACCGGCATACCGACGGCTCATACATCGCATTGAATACTTATGCTTTTTTCTGGTCTTCCTCCGAGAATTATCCATCAGTAGCCTGGAGCCGACATCTGGCTTACAATAACGATGGTGTCCGCAGGTTGTTTAATCCTGAAACTTTTGGATTTTCGGTGCGCTGCGTTAAAAACCCGGAGTCAGGATCATGTCTGCCACCGTCAAATCTCATCCTCGAAGATGTATCTTGCAACTCATCCACGATTGCATGGACTCCCAACGCGAATGAAGATTCCTGGGATTTAAAATATGGTCCGACAGGTTTTGATCCTCAATCTGAAGGAACAGCAGTTGAAGGAATCACAGAAAATCCGGTTTTAATTGAAGGCCTGGCGCCCGGCGAAAGCTATGATGTTTATGTTCGGGCAGTTTGCTCAGATGATGAAAAAAGTGATTGGAGTTTACCATTAAATTTAGAAACTCACTCGTTGCAGATGATAAGCCTTCCTGCCGGATGGAGTGGACTGTCTTCTTTTTTAGTCCCGAATACCGGGGCTTTGGAAGTATTATTTGAGAACTTTATTGAGCAGATAATCATCGTTCAAAATGAAACCGGCATATTCTGGCCGAACGGAAATGTGAATACACTGGGTGAATGGAACAGCATGGAGGGGTACCAGATAAAAGTGAGTTCTGCCATAAATTTTAACCTTGCTGGCTACCCGGTAAGTAACAATACTATTCAACTTCAAACCGGTTGGAATTTAATACCTGTGCTGTCTGACTCACCGGTGAATCCTGAAATTTTGTTTGATGGAACGAATGTGATCCTGGTTAGGGATGCAGTAGGTATAACTTTGTTTTGGCCGGCATTAGACATTAACACGATCGGGTTTTTAACCCCCGGTAAATCATATTTTGTTATGATGGGCAGTCCTGATGAAATTACTTTTCCATGA
- a CDS encoding PaaI family thioesterase → MDQKAFQDYYPDDFNHCYGCGGLNEHGHQIKSYWDGDEAVAEFTPKPWHTALPGYVYGGLIASLIDCHSTGTAAAALYRHAGRPMDSEPPFRCVTASLHVDYLRPTPIYGPLKLRATVEKIEGNRVTVKVNLYGGGELCAKGEVLAVAVNEKWVNKWIRQE, encoded by the coding sequence ATGGATCAAAAAGCTTTTCAGGATTATTATCCCGACGATTTCAACCACTGCTACGGCTGTGGCGGATTAAATGAACATGGTCACCAGATAAAGAGTTATTGGGATGGTGATGAGGCAGTTGCGGAATTTACGCCAAAACCCTGGCATACTGCCTTGCCAGGATATGTTTACGGAGGTTTGATTGCCTCGCTGATCGATTGTCATTCGACTGGAACCGCTGCAGCAGCGCTTTACCGCCATGCCGGTCGCCCAATGGACTCCGAGCCGCCTTTTCGCTGTGTAACAGCCTCCCTTCATGTGGATTACCTCCGCCCTACACCGATTTACGGCCCATTGAAACTCAGAGCAACAGTTGAGAAAATCGAAGGAAACCGTGTTACGGTAAAAGTCAACCTCTACGGTGGTGGGGAACTTTGTGCAAAAGGAGAAGTGCTGGCAGTTGCAGTGAACGAGAAATGGGTGAACAAATGGATCAGGCAGGAGTAA
- a CDS encoding superoxide dismutase, which produces MKQFIFSAAAIAVLVLSITVSYAQTESQQATYTFDPLPYAYDALEPSIDARTMEIHYDRHHRAYFNNFSKAIKDSEMGGMSLEAIFANISKAPAVLRNNGGGHYNHTLFWSIMSPDGGGIPVGKLAEAINKTFGSFDDFKKQFEQAGATRFGSGWAWLSVNADGKLFISSTPNQDNPLMDVVEQRGNPILGLDVWEHAYYLKYQNQRGSYMGAFWDVVNWKEVGRRYEVLVK; this is translated from the coding sequence ATGAAACAGTTCATTTTTTCAGCAGCAGCCATTGCAGTTTTAGTGCTTTCGATCACCGTGTCTTACGCACAAACTGAAAGCCAGCAAGCAACTTACACATTCGACCCGCTACCGTACGCTTACGACGCACTCGAACCATCTATTGATGCCCGGACCATGGAAATCCATTACGATCGTCATCACAGAGCCTATTTCAACAATTTTTCAAAAGCCATCAAAGATTCGGAGATGGGAGGAATGAGCCTTGAGGCTATTTTTGCAAACATCAGCAAAGCACCTGCTGTTTTGCGCAACAATGGAGGTGGTCATTACAACCACACCCTTTTCTGGAGTATCATGTCGCCTGACGGAGGTGGAATACCTGTTGGTAAACTGGCAGAAGCCATCAACAAAACTTTCGGTTCATTTGATGACTTTAAAAAGCAATTCGAACAGGCCGGCGCCACCCGTTTCGGGAGTGGTTGGGCGTGGTTAAGTGTGAATGCGGATGGCAAGTTGTTCATTTCTTCGACCCCAAACCAGGATAACCCCTTGATGGATGTTGTTGAACAGCGGGGAAATCCAATCCTTGGTCTCGATGTGTGGGAACATGCTTACTACCTGAAATACCAAAACCAGCGCGGCAGCTATATGGGCGCCTTCTGGGATGTGGTGAACTGGAAAGAAGTTGGCAGAAGGTATGAAGTGCTGGTGAAATAG
- a CDS encoding beta-phosphoglucomutase family hydrolase, which produces MKSFSAVIFDLDGVITRTALVHSAAWKKMFDEFLKSWSDKHHKPFREFDHERDYLPYVDGKPRYQGVQSFLEHRGIGIPFGDPSDPPEAETVCGLGNRKNQVFNEVLERDGVEVYPSTVELIHQLIKKNIRVGVASSSKNCEGVLKAAGLFDLFETRVDGVVSSEIGLNGKPAPDIFLKACENLGSTPDEAVVVEDAVSGVQAGKAGNFGLVLGIAREGNAKELRQNGADIVVNDIGDIGLKGLEEWFENGLEEDNWSLTYTEYNTKKERSREALVTIGNGYFGTRGAFEETYANPVNYPGTYIAGLYNRLVSKVGDRDVENEDFVNIPNWLQITFKIDDGDWFDPNSTEILDCYRHLDFRTGVMQRVLTVRDKHGKETLIQSQRVAGMNNPHLAAMKYSISPLNYHGKITVKSTLNGNIINDGVERYKQLNQKHLQPVDAGAEGKLSWLVVKTTQSAIEVAEAVKLNVFFENNPIEPEIKSIITTGQVESFFSADLERLHVLTVEKITAIYTSKPDDSNNPLANAKVKAMLTESYDWLANESKAEWEEIWKKIDVQIDGDRLAQKLLRMHLYHLMVSFSHHNKDFDASITARGLHGEAYRGHIFWDELFILPFYAMHFPEAAKAMLMYRYRRLDQARDYAKEYGYQGAMFPWQSGSDGREETQVVHLNPITGEWGDDYSSLQRHVSLAVAYNVWEYFKITADKDFIKEFGAEMFLEICRFWASKAKKDETTGRYSIKNVMGPDEFHETYPEATEGGLKDNTYTNLMVAWTLERAFDLLDQLEPAGQKIIKSRIGLTEDEMASWQEISHQLNIVIKNDILAQYDGYFELKELDWDYFRKKYGNVYRMDRLLKAEGKSADEYKVAKQADTLMTFYNLPEKEVTHILERLGYQLSPEYLKQNLGYYLQRTSHGSTLSRVVHAQLANMIGNKQLSWELYLDALTSDYNDIQGGTTGEGIHAGVMAGTVLVAMQSYAGVDVRDGNLRINPNLPLHWRSIKFKFKLRGNLFEIEVSQAEVKVKYEGEDEKVIFWVNGEEKIAVRKFSDMVN; this is translated from the coding sequence ATGAAATCATTCTCCGCTGTAATCTTCGACCTTGACGGGGTCATTACCAGGACTGCCCTTGTGCACAGCGCCGCCTGGAAAAAAATGTTTGACGAGTTCCTGAAAAGTTGGTCAGACAAGCATCATAAGCCTTTTCGGGAGTTTGACCACGAACGCGACTATCTGCCCTATGTTGATGGCAAGCCCCGATACCAGGGTGTTCAGTCGTTTTTGGAGCATCGTGGGATCGGAATTCCGTTTGGCGATCCCTCTGATCCACCTGAGGCTGAAACAGTATGTGGCCTGGGCAACCGCAAAAACCAGGTTTTCAACGAGGTGCTGGAGCGCGACGGCGTAGAAGTCTATCCTTCTACAGTCGAATTAATTCATCAATTGATAAAAAAGAACATTCGCGTGGGAGTGGCTTCATCCAGCAAAAACTGTGAAGGTGTGCTCAAGGCAGCCGGACTGTTCGATCTCTTCGAAACCCGGGTGGATGGAGTGGTTTCATCTGAAATTGGTTTGAATGGCAAGCCCGCTCCCGACATATTCCTGAAAGCTTGCGAAAACTTAGGGTCAACACCGGATGAAGCCGTAGTAGTGGAGGATGCAGTTTCTGGAGTGCAGGCAGGTAAAGCCGGCAACTTCGGGCTTGTGCTGGGTATTGCCAGAGAAGGCAACGCCAAAGAACTGCGGCAAAACGGAGCCGACATCGTGGTAAACGACATCGGCGACATTGGCTTGAAAGGGCTTGAAGAGTGGTTTGAAAATGGCCTGGAAGAGGACAACTGGTCGCTCACCTACACTGAATACAACACTAAAAAAGAGCGCTCGCGCGAGGCGTTAGTCACAATAGGAAACGGATATTTCGGAACCCGCGGCGCTTTTGAAGAAACCTACGCTAATCCGGTCAATTATCCTGGAACTTATATTGCCGGACTTTATAATCGTTTGGTTTCAAAAGTTGGCGATCGCGATGTAGAGAATGAGGATTTTGTGAACATCCCCAACTGGCTGCAAATTACCTTCAAAATTGACGACGGCGACTGGTTTGATCCAAACAGCACCGAAATTCTGGACTGCTACCGCCACCTCGATTTCCGCACAGGTGTGATGCAACGTGTGCTGACTGTGAGAGATAAGCATGGTAAAGAAACCCTGATTCAGTCGCAACGGGTTGCAGGGATGAACAACCCACACCTGGCTGCCATGAAATACAGCATCTCGCCGTTAAATTATCATGGAAAAATTACAGTGAAATCCACCCTTAACGGCAACATCATCAACGATGGAGTGGAGCGCTACAAGCAATTGAATCAAAAGCACCTGCAGCCGGTTGATGCCGGCGCTGAGGGAAAGTTGAGCTGGCTGGTAGTGAAAACCACCCAATCGGCCATCGAAGTAGCAGAGGCAGTGAAGCTGAATGTTTTTTTTGAAAATAACCCCATTGAGCCTGAAATTAAAAGCATCATCACCACCGGCCAGGTAGAATCATTTTTCAGCGCTGATCTTGAGAGATTGCATGTGCTGACGGTAGAGAAAATCACCGCCATTTACACTTCTAAACCTGACGATAGCAATAATCCCCTTGCCAACGCCAAAGTGAAAGCCATGCTGACTGAATCGTACGACTGGCTGGCGAATGAAAGCAAAGCCGAATGGGAAGAAATCTGGAAAAAAATTGATGTACAAATTGACGGCGACCGGCTTGCGCAAAAGCTGTTAAGGATGCATCTTTACCACCTGATGGTCTCATTTTCGCATCATAACAAGGATTTTGACGCCAGCATTACCGCGCGCGGATTGCACGGAGAGGCTTACCGCGGCCATATTTTCTGGGATGAACTTTTTATTCTGCCATTTTACGCCATGCATTTCCCCGAAGCGGCCAAAGCCATGCTGATGTATAGGTACCGGCGGTTGGATCAAGCGCGTGATTATGCCAAAGAATACGGCTACCAGGGCGCTATGTTCCCCTGGCAAAGCGGCAGCGACGGTAGAGAAGAAACGCAGGTGGTGCATCTCAACCCCATCACCGGAGAGTGGGGCGACGATTACAGCTCGCTGCAGCGCCACGTATCGCTGGCAGTGGCTTACAATGTTTGGGAATATTTTAAGATCACCGCAGATAAAGATTTTATCAAAGAATTCGGCGCTGAGATGTTCCTCGAAATCTGCCGATTCTGGGCCTCCAAAGCTAAAAAGGATGAAACCACCGGACGCTACTCGATCAAAAATGTAATGGGACCGGACGAGTTCCACGAAACCTATCCCGAAGCTACCGAAGGCGGACTGAAAGACAACACATACACCAATCTTATGGTGGCCTGGACATTAGAACGGGCTTTCGACCTTCTTGACCAACTTGAACCTGCCGGCCAGAAAATTATTAAATCCAGAATTGGCCTCACTGAGGATGAGATGGCCAGTTGGCAGGAAATTTCCCATCAGTTGAACATCGTCATCAAGAATGATATTCTGGCGCAATATGATGGATATTTTGAACTGAAAGAGCTGGACTGGGATTATTTCCGCAAAAAGTACGGCAACGTTTACCGGATGGATCGTCTGCTGAAAGCCGAAGGTAAATCGGCCGACGAGTACAAAGTGGCCAAGCAGGCCGACACACTGATGACCTTTTACAACTTGCCGGAAAAAGAGGTAACCCACATCCTGGAACGGCTTGGTTACCAGCTTTCACCAGAATACCTGAAGCAAAACCTCGGATATTATTTGCAGCGCACATCTCACGGTTCAACGCTTTCGAGGGTGGTTCACGCCCAACTGGCTAACATGATTGGAAACAAGCAATTGAGTTGGGAACTCTATCTTGACGCCCTCACCAGCGACTACAACGATATTCAGGGTGGAACCACCGGCGAGGGTATCCATGCCGGAGTAATGGCCGGAACGGTGCTCGTAGCCATGCAATCGTATGCCGGAGTTGATGTTCGTGACGGCAACCTCCGAATTAACCCTAACCTACCTTTGCACTGGCGCAGCATTAAATTCAAGTTTAAGTTGCGGGGAAATCTTTTTGAGATTGAAGTTTCACAGGCTGAGGTAAAAGTGAAATACGAGGGTGAAGATGAAAAAGTGATTTTTTGGGTGAATGGTGAAGAGAAAATAGCTGTGAGAAAGTTTTCAGATATGGTCAATTAA
- a CDS encoding addiction module protein, which produces MTNFNISIPDQKVEFFKELIRNLGFAKIESVDDFDIPEHHKRILDERLKHLNENHGSLRDWEEVKKELDKKYDVQN; this is translated from the coding sequence ATGACCAATTTCAACATATCAATACCCGACCAAAAAGTTGAGTTTTTTAAAGAACTGATAAGAAATCTTGGATTTGCAAAAATTGAATCTGTTGATGATTTTGACATTCCGGAACACCATAAAAGGATTCTCGACGAGCGTTTGAAGCACCTTAACGAAAACCATGGGTCTTTGCGGGATTGGGAAGAGGTAAAAAAAGAACTGGATAAAAAATATGATGTACAAAATTGA
- a CDS encoding type II toxin-antitoxin system RelE/ParE family toxin: protein MMYKIELTSFAELDIQESIQWYNDASNGLGNSFYKNIKSTISLIQRNPKYFPVRYKTIHTALVKEFPFMIHYQINETNEAIIILGVIHTSRNPKIWDKRTD from the coding sequence ATGATGTACAAAATTGAACTTACCTCTTTTGCTGAACTTGATATTCAGGAAAGCATCCAATGGTACAATGATGCTTCAAATGGTTTAGGAAACAGTTTTTATAAAAATATTAAGTCCACAATTTCTTTGATTCAACGAAATCCAAAGTATTTTCCGGTACGATATAAAACAATCCATACAGCCCTTGTAAAAGAATTCCCCTTTATGATTCATTACCAAATAAATGAGACAAATGAGGCCATTATTATTTTGGGGGTTATTCACACAAGCCGCAACCCAAAAATATGGGATAAGCGGACTGATTGA
- a CDS encoding uridine kinase, with product MLHDLITITPQHENSAKMVFDKLLEMRVASPKEKMIVTISGEVGSGKSTISIVLGRLLTNQGTRSKIIDLDDFYKIPPLERRAWRMKHGIDSIGYDEYDWDKVNQNIDHFQKSKVCKMPCVDLITKHVDELTTDYKGIDMLIINGLYSLKIENADLKVFIEQSFDKTFEAQQYNWKEKLDDYRYKVLQREHEVVNSPKGLADYYIDFESSFFHL from the coding sequence ATGCTTCACGATTTAATCACCATAACCCCCCAACACGAAAACTCGGCAAAGATGGTTTTCGATAAATTGCTTGAGATGAGAGTCGCAAGCCCAAAAGAAAAAATGATCGTCACCATTTCGGGCGAAGTAGGTTCAGGAAAATCCACCATTTCCATCGTCCTGGGTCGCTTGCTTACCAATCAGGGAACCCGCTCAAAAATCATTGACCTGGACGATTTTTACAAAATTCCACCGTTGGAACGCAGAGCATGGCGCATGAAGCACGGTATTGACAGTATTGGTTACGATGAATACGATTGGGATAAGGTGAATCAAAACATTGACCATTTTCAAAAAAGTAAAGTTTGTAAAATGCCCTGCGTTGACCTCATTACCAAGCACGTGGATGAGTTGACTACCGATTACAAAGGTATCGACATGCTCATTATTAACGGGCTGTATTCACTGAAAATCGAAAATGCCGACCTGAAAGTTTTCATCGAACAAAGTTTCGACAAAACCTTTGAAGCCCAGCAATACAATTGGAAAGAAAAGCTGGATGACTACCGTTACAAAGTGCTCCAGCGCGAGCATGAGGTGGTAAACTCGCCAAAAGGGCTGGCCGATTATTACATTGATTTTGAATCAAGTTTTTTTCACCTTTAA
- a CDS encoding uridine kinase: MLGDILLITEKHRAAAAIIVDHMLSNRKDRMVIAISGESGSGKSELVHAIAKLLRKEGIFAKPFHTDNYYKTHPLERREWRSKHGIENVVGFDEYDWEAINRNIADFRESEVSEMPCVDLVTEQVDRLITNFGEVDMLIVDGLYAIKAPDVDLRIFIDLTYLETKEKHTKDARGKEVMDEARWATLGQEHKMVQSLRPMADIIITKDYEVQVVKGF; this comes from the coding sequence ATGCTTGGAGATATTCTTCTAATTACCGAAAAACACCGTGCAGCAGCCGCTATTATTGTGGACCACATGCTATCCAATCGCAAAGACCGTATGGTGATTGCTATTTCAGGCGAGTCTGGTTCAGGGAAATCAGAGCTGGTACATGCCATAGCCAAACTGTTGCGCAAAGAGGGCATTTTTGCCAAACCATTTCACACCGACAATTACTACAAGACTCATCCGCTTGAACGACGCGAATGGCGCTCGAAACACGGAATCGAAAACGTGGTTGGGTTTGATGAATACGACTGGGAGGCCATCAACCGTAATATTGCCGACTTCCGCGAAAGTGAAGTGTCCGAAATGCCCTGTGTCGATCTGGTTACCGAGCAGGTTGACCGACTGATCACCAACTTTGGCGAGGTGGACATGCTCATTGTTGACGGGCTCTACGCCATCAAAGCGCCGGATGTTGACCTGCGAATCTTTATTGATCTCACCTATCTTGAGACCAAAGAGAAACACACCAAAGACGCCCGCGGTAAGGAGGTGATGGATGAAGCCCGGTGGGCAACGCTCGGACAGGAACACAAAATGGTGCAGTCACTCAGACCAATGGCTGACATCATTATCACCAAAGATTATGAAGTTCAGGTGGTAAAAGGATTTTGA